From Roseburia hominis, the proteins below share one genomic window:
- a CDS encoding helix-turn-helix transcriptional regulator, with protein sequence MENIGNRIYELRKKYQVSQEELAEMLHVSRQSISKWENNSSVPELAKLVQVCEIFNLSLDELVRGKVPEPQIQVHEGEKRVGIKTETVLKFLGSIEAALMPIVGLAWLLESIGQYRITKEYELEWKHIYTAQEYVEEQPFLVLQGILGVLLIILAGYMVWNLCKRVDFRWICAGGSGLILGGSRFILMMAIVRRGATDSGKNVLQRLANRFIDDPYRTKIFIFGGSVFVVLGILVLRWYGRWNQQRAR encoded by the coding sequence ATGGAAAACATAGGAAACAGAATTTATGAGCTACGTAAAAAATATCAGGTATCCCAGGAAGAACTCGCGGAAATGCTCCATGTATCGAGACAGTCTATTTCAAAATGGGAAAATAACAGCTCGGTTCCGGAACTGGCAAAATTGGTACAAGTCTGCGAAATATTTAATCTTTCTTTAGATGAACTGGTGCGAGGAAAGGTTCCGGAACCGCAAATACAGGTCCATGAAGGGGAGAAGCGGGTCGGAATAAAAACGGAGACAGTTTTGAAATTTTTGGGAAGTATAGAGGCGGCACTAATGCCGATCGTGGGTCTGGCCTGGCTACTGGAAAGTATTGGTCAGTATAGAATAACGAAAGAATACGAATTAGAATGGAAACATATTTATACAGCCCAGGAATATGTTGAGGAACAGCCGTTTTTAGTTTTACAGGGAATACTCGGCGTGCTTCTGATTATACTGGCAGGATATATGGTTTGGAATTTATGTAAAAGGGTAGATTTCAGATGGATTTGCGCCGGAGGGTCGGGTCTTATCCTTGGGGGGAGCAGATTCATTCTTATGATGGCGATTGTGCGTAGGGGGGCGACCGATTCAGGTAAAAATGTGTTGCAAAGGCTGGCTAATCGATTTATCGATGATCCGTACCGTACAAAAATATTTATTTTTGGAGGAAGTGTTTTCGTTGTACTGGGAATCTTAGTACTGAGGTGGTATGGGAGATGGAATCAGCAGAGGGCGCGTTGA
- a CDS encoding GNAT family N-acetyltransferase: MELREYTVFNKEEILPLYISAGWTNYANNPDRLEKAYQNSLLKIGAFDDGHLIGIIRVVGDGESIIFIQDILVLPEYQRNGVGTRLLRAVMERYPSVYQMELMTDNTEKTVAFYKSLGFRKADELGCCAFMRM, encoded by the coding sequence ATGGAGCTACGTGAATATACTGTTTTTAACAAGGAAGAAATCCTGCCTCTCTATATCAGTGCCGGCTGGACGAATTATGCAAACAACCCTGACAGATTAGAGAAGGCGTACCAGAATTCCCTTCTGAAAATCGGCGCTTTTGACGACGGGCATCTGATCGGCATCATCAGAGTCGTAGGCGATGGAGAATCCATTATCTTTATTCAAGACATCCTGGTACTCCCCGAATATCAGCGAAACGGAGTCGGAACCCGGCTGCTGCGTGCAGTGATGGAACGCTATCCTTCTGTATACCAGATGGAGTTAATGACCGATAACACGGAAAAAACGGTTGCATTTTACAAATCTCTCGGATTTCGTAAAGCAGACGAACTCGGTTGCTGTGCTTTTATGAGAATGTAA
- a CDS encoding HPr family phosphocarrier protein — protein sequence MIREIMLHTSNDLRDFMHLACTSTMDVGVHTMDNQIADGKSVLGLMAIDYKKPVKVVSDDEKFMKQLDRWAV from the coding sequence ATGATCCGTGAAATAATGTTGCATACATCAAATGATTTAAGAGATTTCATGCACCTTGCCTGCACTTCCACGATGGACGTAGGGGTACATACTATGGATAACCAGATTGCAGATGGTAAATCTGTTCTTGGGCTTATGGCAATCGATTATAAAAAGCCGGTAAAGGTCGTTTCTGATGATGAGAAATTCATGAAGCAGTTAGATCGTTGGGCAGTCTAG